From the genome of Spodoptera frugiperda isolate SF20-4 chromosome 23, AGI-APGP_CSIRO_Sfru_2.0, whole genome shotgun sequence, one region includes:
- the LOC118266866 gene encoding calcium-transporting ATPase sarcoplasmic/endoplasmic reticulum type isoform X3, protein MEDAHTKSVDEVLGYFGTDPDKGLSPDQVKRNQDKYGPNELPAEEGKSIWQLVLEQFDDLLVKILLLAAIISFVLALFEEHEDAFSAFVEPFVILLILIANAVVGVWQERNAESAIEALKEYEPEMGKVVRGDKSGVQKIRAKEIVPGDVVEVSVGDKIPADIRLIKIYSTTIRIDQSILTGESVSVIKHTDAIPDPRAVNQDKKNILFSGTNVAAGKARGVVIGTGLNTAIGKIRTEMSETEEIKTPLQQKLDEFGEQLSKVISVICVAVWAINIGHFNDPAHGGSWIKGAVYYFKIAVALAVAAIPEGLPAVITTCLALGTRRMAKKNAIVRSLPSVETLGCTSVICSDKTGTLTTNQMSVSRMFIFEKIEGSDSSFLEFEITGSTYEPIGDVYLKGQKIKAAEFDTLHELGTICVMCNDSAIDFNEFKQAFEKVGEATETALIVLAEKMNPFNVPKTGLDRRSCAIVVRQEIETKWKKEFTLEFSRDRKSMSTYCTPLKPSRLGNGPKLFVKGAPEGVLDRCTHARVGTSKVPLNSTLKNRILDLTRQYGTGRDTLRCLALATADSPLKPEEMDLGDSTKFYTYEVNLTFVGVVGMLDPPRKEVFDSIVRCRAAGIRVIVITGDNKATAEAICRRIGVFTEDEDTTGKSFSGREFDDLPVSEQRAACAKARLFSRVEPAHKSKIVEFLQSMNEISAMTGDGVNDAPALKKAEIGIAMGSGTAVAKSAAEMVLADDNFSSIVAAVEEGRAIYNNMKQFIRYLISSNIGEVVSIFLTAALGLPEALIPVQLLWVNLVTDGLPATALGFNPPDLDIMDKPPRKADEGLISGWLFFRYMAIGGYVGAATVGAASWWFMYSPYGPQMTYWQLTHHLQCLSGGDEFKGIDCKIFTDPHPMTMALSVLVTIEMLNAMNSLSENQSLVTMPPWSNMWLVGSMALSFTLHFVILYVEVLSAVFQVTPLSVDEWVTVMKFSVPVVLLDEVLKFVARKISDAQPTWKL, encoded by the exons gCAAAAGTATATGGCAGTTAGTCCTGGAACAATTCGATGAccttttagtaaagattttgcTGTTAGCCGCTATTATTTCATTC GTTTTAGCTTTATTTGAAGAACACGAAGACGCATTCTCCGCCTTCGTAGAGccttttgttattttacttattcTAATCGCTAACGCTGTAGTAGGAGTATGGCAGGAGAGAAATGCCGAATCCGCCATCGAAGCTTTAAAAGAATACGAACCCGAAATGGGTAAAGTAGTCAGAGGAGACAAATCCGGTGTACAGAAAATCCGAGCCAAAGAAATCGTACCCGGTGATGTCGTTGAGGTGTCAGTCGGTGACAAAATCCCCGCTGACATCCGTCTCATTAAGATTTACTCGACCACTATCCGTATTGATCAGTCCATTTTGACCGGAGAGTCTGTCTCCGTCATCAAGCACACTGATGCCATTCCCGACCCCCGCGCCGTCAACCAGGACAAAAAGAACATTCTCTTCTCCGGTACCAATGTCGCCGCTGGCAAAGCCCGTGGTGTGGTCATCGGCACTGGTCTCAACACTGCCATCGGTAAAATCCGTACAGAAATGTCCGAAACTGAGGAGATTAAGACACCCTTGCAGCAAAAACTGGACGAATTCGGTGAGCAGTTGTCTAAAGTCATCTCAGTTATCTGCGTTGCTGTATGGGCCATCAACATCGGTCACTTCAACGACCCCGCTCACGGCGGAAGCTGGATCAAGGGCGCCGTCTACTACTTCAAGATTGCCGTCGCTTTGGCTGTCGCCGCTATCCCCGAAGGTCTGCCCGCTGTCATCACCACTTGTCTCGCTCTCGGTACCAGGCGTATGGCTAAGAAGAACGCTATCGTAAGGTCACTGCCCTCTGTGGAGACCCTTGGTTGCACATCTGTCATCTGCTCAGACAAGACCGGTACTCTAACCACTAACCAGATGTCCGTTTCCCGTATGTTCATCTTTGAGAAGATCGAAGGTAGCGACAGCAGCTTCCTTGAATTCGAAATCACTGGATCCACCTACGAGCCTATTGGCGACGTTTACCTTAAGGGTCAGAAGATCAAGGCTGCTGAGTTCGACACTCTTCACGAATTGGGCACTATTTGCGTTATGTGCAATGACTCCGCTATTGACTTCAACGAATTCAAACAGGCTTTCGAAAAGGTTGGTGAAGCCACTGAGACCGCCCTTATTGTCCTCGCCGAGAAAATGAACCCCTTCAACGTCCCCAAGACTGGACTGGACCGCCGCTCTTGCGCTATTGTTGTTCGCCAAGAAATCGAAACTAAATGGAAGAAAGAGTTCACTCTTGAATTCTCCCGTGACAGGAAATCTATGTCCACTTACTGCACACCTCTTAAGCCTTCTCGTCTTGGCAATGGACCCAAACTGTTCGTTAAGGGTGCACCTGAAGGTGTACTTGATCGTTGCACACACGCACGTGTTGGAACTTCTAAGGTTCCTCTGAACTCTACCCTCAAGAACCGCATTCTGGACCTCACCCGCCAGTACGGTACTGGTCGCGACACACTCCGTTGCTTGGCCCTTGCTACCGCTGACAGCCCACTGAAGCCTGAGGAAATGGATCTCGGAGACTCTACCAAATTCTACACATATGAAGTCAACCTTACATTCGTTGGTGTAGTAGGCATGTTGGACCCCCCACGTAAAGAAGTATTCGACTCCATTGTCCGCTGCCGTGCTGCTGGTATCAGAGTTATCGTCATCACTGGTGACAACAAAGCCACCGCGGAAGCTATTTGCAG GCGTATTGGAGTATTCACTGAAGATGAAGACACCACTGGCAAATCTTTCTCTGGTCGTGAATTCGATGACTTGCCCGTATCTGAGCAGCGCGCTGCCTGTGCCAAGGCTCGCTTGTTCTCCCGTGTAGAGCCCGCCCACAAGTCCAAGATCGTTGAGTTCTTGCAGAGCATGAACGAAATCTCCGCTATG ACTGGTGATGGTGTGAACGACGCCCCCGCTCTTAAGAAGGCTGAAATCGGTATTGCTATGGGATCTGGTACCGCCGTCGCTAAGTCTGCCGCTGAGATGGTGTTGGCCGACGACAACTTCTCTTCCATCGTCGCCGCTGTTGAAGAAG GTCGTGCCATTTACAACAACATGAAGCAGTTCATCCGTTACTTGATCTCCTCCAACATTGGTGAAGTAGTCTCCATCTTCTTGACTGCTGCCCTGGGTCTCCCTGAAGCTCTGATCCCCGTACAACTGTTGTGGGTCAACCTTGTCACTGACGGTCTGCCCGCTACTGCCCTTGGTTTCAACCCACCTGATCTCGACATCATGGACAAACCACCCCGTAAGGCTGATGAGGGTCTGATCTCTGGATGGCTGTTCTTCAG GTACATGGCTATTGGTGGTTACGTCGGTGCTGCTACCGTCGGCGCTGCCTCATGGTGGTTCATGTACTCTCCTTACGGCCCACAAATGACCTACTGGCAACTTACCCACCACTTACAGTGCCTCAGTGGAGGTGATGAGTTCAAG GGCATCGACTGCAAAATCTTCACTGACCCTCACCCTATGACCATGGCCTTGTCCGTATTAGTAACAATTGAAATGTTGAACGCCATGAACAGTTTGTCTGAGAACCAGTCGCTCGTGACCATGCCACCCTGGTCCAACATGTGGCTGGTGGGCTCCATGGCTCTCTCCTTCACCCTTCATTTCGTCATCTTGTACGTCGAGGTGCTGTCG GCCGTGTTCCAAGTGACGCCGCTGTCCGTCGACGAGTGGGTGACGGTGATGAAGTTCTCAGTGCCCGTGGTGCTGCTGGACGAGGTTCTGAAGTTCGTGGCGCGCAAGATCTCCGACG CCCAGCCGACGTGGAAGCTGTAA
- the LOC118266866 gene encoding calcium-transporting ATPase sarcoplasmic/endoplasmic reticulum type isoform X5 has protein sequence MGQMVSKSIWQLVLEQFDDLLVKILLLAAIISFVLALFEEHEDAFSAFVEPFVILLILIANAVVGVWQERNAESAIEALKEYEPEMGKVVRGDKSGVQKIRAKEIVPGDVVEVSVGDKIPADIRLIKIYSTTIRIDQSILTGESVSVIKHTDAIPDPRAVNQDKKNILFSGTNVAAGKARGVVIGTGLNTAIGKIRTEMSETEEIKTPLQQKLDEFGEQLSKVISVICVAVWAINIGHFNDPAHGGSWIKGAVYYFKIAVALAVAAIPEGLPAVITTCLALGTRRMAKKNAIVRSLPSVETLGCTSVICSDKTGTLTTNQMSVSRMFIFEKIEGSDSSFLEFEITGSTYEPIGDVYLKGQKIKAAEFDTLHELGTICVMCNDSAIDFNEFKQAFEKVGEATETALIVLAEKMNPFNVPKTGLDRRSCAIVVRQEIETKWKKEFTLEFSRDRKSMSTYCTPLKPSRLGNGPKLFVKGAPEGVLDRCTHARVGTSKVPLNSTLKNRILDLTRQYGTGRDTLRCLALATADSPLKPEEMDLGDSTKFYTYEVNLTFVGVVGMLDPPRKEVFDSIVRCRAAGIRVIVITGDNKATAEAICRRIGVFTEDEDTTGKSFSGREFDDLPVSEQRAACAKARLFSRVEPAHKSKIVEFLQSMNEISAMTGDGVNDAPALKKAEIGIAMGSGTAVAKSAAEMVLADDNFSSIVAAVEEGRAIYNNMKQFIRYLISSNIGEVVSIFLTAALGLPEALIPVQLLWVNLVTDGLPATALGFNPPDLDIMDKPPRKADEGLISGWLFFRYMAIGGYVGAATVGAASWWFMYSPYGPQMTYWQLTHHLQCLSGGDEFKGIDCKIFTDPHPMTMALSVLVTIEMLNAMNSLSENQSLVTMPPWSNMWLVGSMALSFTLHFVILYVEVLSAVFQVTPLSVDEWVTVMKFSVPVVLLDEVLKFVARKISDAQPTWKL, from the exons gCAAAAGTATATGGCAGTTAGTCCTGGAACAATTCGATGAccttttagtaaagattttgcTGTTAGCCGCTATTATTTCATTC GTTTTAGCTTTATTTGAAGAACACGAAGACGCATTCTCCGCCTTCGTAGAGccttttgttattttacttattcTAATCGCTAACGCTGTAGTAGGAGTATGGCAGGAGAGAAATGCCGAATCCGCCATCGAAGCTTTAAAAGAATACGAACCCGAAATGGGTAAAGTAGTCAGAGGAGACAAATCCGGTGTACAGAAAATCCGAGCCAAAGAAATCGTACCCGGTGATGTCGTTGAGGTGTCAGTCGGTGACAAAATCCCCGCTGACATCCGTCTCATTAAGATTTACTCGACCACTATCCGTATTGATCAGTCCATTTTGACCGGAGAGTCTGTCTCCGTCATCAAGCACACTGATGCCATTCCCGACCCCCGCGCCGTCAACCAGGACAAAAAGAACATTCTCTTCTCCGGTACCAATGTCGCCGCTGGCAAAGCCCGTGGTGTGGTCATCGGCACTGGTCTCAACACTGCCATCGGTAAAATCCGTACAGAAATGTCCGAAACTGAGGAGATTAAGACACCCTTGCAGCAAAAACTGGACGAATTCGGTGAGCAGTTGTCTAAAGTCATCTCAGTTATCTGCGTTGCTGTATGGGCCATCAACATCGGTCACTTCAACGACCCCGCTCACGGCGGAAGCTGGATCAAGGGCGCCGTCTACTACTTCAAGATTGCCGTCGCTTTGGCTGTCGCCGCTATCCCCGAAGGTCTGCCCGCTGTCATCACCACTTGTCTCGCTCTCGGTACCAGGCGTATGGCTAAGAAGAACGCTATCGTAAGGTCACTGCCCTCTGTGGAGACCCTTGGTTGCACATCTGTCATCTGCTCAGACAAGACCGGTACTCTAACCACTAACCAGATGTCCGTTTCCCGTATGTTCATCTTTGAGAAGATCGAAGGTAGCGACAGCAGCTTCCTTGAATTCGAAATCACTGGATCCACCTACGAGCCTATTGGCGACGTTTACCTTAAGGGTCAGAAGATCAAGGCTGCTGAGTTCGACACTCTTCACGAATTGGGCACTATTTGCGTTATGTGCAATGACTCCGCTATTGACTTCAACGAATTCAAACAGGCTTTCGAAAAGGTTGGTGAAGCCACTGAGACCGCCCTTATTGTCCTCGCCGAGAAAATGAACCCCTTCAACGTCCCCAAGACTGGACTGGACCGCCGCTCTTGCGCTATTGTTGTTCGCCAAGAAATCGAAACTAAATGGAAGAAAGAGTTCACTCTTGAATTCTCCCGTGACAGGAAATCTATGTCCACTTACTGCACACCTCTTAAGCCTTCTCGTCTTGGCAATGGACCCAAACTGTTCGTTAAGGGTGCACCTGAAGGTGTACTTGATCGTTGCACACACGCACGTGTTGGAACTTCTAAGGTTCCTCTGAACTCTACCCTCAAGAACCGCATTCTGGACCTCACCCGCCAGTACGGTACTGGTCGCGACACACTCCGTTGCTTGGCCCTTGCTACCGCTGACAGCCCACTGAAGCCTGAGGAAATGGATCTCGGAGACTCTACCAAATTCTACACATATGAAGTCAACCTTACATTCGTTGGTGTAGTAGGCATGTTGGACCCCCCACGTAAAGAAGTATTCGACTCCATTGTCCGCTGCCGTGCTGCTGGTATCAGAGTTATCGTCATCACTGGTGACAACAAAGCCACCGCGGAAGCTATTTGCAG GCGTATTGGAGTATTCACTGAAGATGAAGACACCACTGGCAAATCTTTCTCTGGTCGTGAATTCGATGACTTGCCCGTATCTGAGCAGCGCGCTGCCTGTGCCAAGGCTCGCTTGTTCTCCCGTGTAGAGCCCGCCCACAAGTCCAAGATCGTTGAGTTCTTGCAGAGCATGAACGAAATCTCCGCTATG ACTGGTGATGGTGTGAACGACGCCCCCGCTCTTAAGAAGGCTGAAATCGGTATTGCTATGGGATCTGGTACCGCCGTCGCTAAGTCTGCCGCTGAGATGGTGTTGGCCGACGACAACTTCTCTTCCATCGTCGCCGCTGTTGAAGAAG GTCGTGCCATTTACAACAACATGAAGCAGTTCATCCGTTACTTGATCTCCTCCAACATTGGTGAAGTAGTCTCCATCTTCTTGACTGCTGCCCTGGGTCTCCCTGAAGCTCTGATCCCCGTACAACTGTTGTGGGTCAACCTTGTCACTGACGGTCTGCCCGCTACTGCCCTTGGTTTCAACCCACCTGATCTCGACATCATGGACAAACCACCCCGTAAGGCTGATGAGGGTCTGATCTCTGGATGGCTGTTCTTCAG GTACATGGCTATTGGTGGTTACGTCGGTGCTGCTACCGTCGGCGCTGCCTCATGGTGGTTCATGTACTCTCCTTACGGCCCACAAATGACCTACTGGCAACTTACCCACCACTTACAGTGCCTCAGTGGAGGTGATGAGTTCAAG GGCATCGACTGCAAAATCTTCACTGACCCTCACCCTATGACCATGGCCTTGTCCGTATTAGTAACAATTGAAATGTTGAACGCCATGAACAGTTTGTCTGAGAACCAGTCGCTCGTGACCATGCCACCCTGGTCCAACATGTGGCTGGTGGGCTCCATGGCTCTCTCCTTCACCCTTCATTTCGTCATCTTGTACGTCGAGGTGCTGTCG GCCGTGTTCCAAGTGACGCCGCTGTCCGTCGACGAGTGGGTGACGGTGATGAAGTTCTCAGTGCCCGTGGTGCTGCTGGACGAGGTTCTGAAGTTCGTGGCGCGCAAGATCTCCGACG CCCAGCCGACGTGGAAGCTGTAA
- the LOC118266866 gene encoding calcium-transporting ATPase sarcoplasmic/endoplasmic reticulum type isoform X2, with protein sequence MEDAHTKSVDEVLGYFGTDPDKGLSPDQVKRNQDKYGPNELPAEEGKSIWQLVLEQFDDLLVKILLLAAIISFVLALFEEHEDAFSAFVEPFVILLILIANAVVGVWQERNAESAIEALKEYEPEMGKVVRGDKSGVQKIRAKEIVPGDVVEVSVGDKIPADIRLIKIYSTTIRIDQSILTGESVSVIKHTDAIPDPRAVNQDKKNILFSGTNVAAGKARGVVIGTGLNTAIGKIRTEMSETEEIKTPLQQKLDEFGEQLSKVISVICVAVWAINIGHFNDPAHGGSWIKGAVYYFKIAVALAVAAIPEGLPAVITTCLALGTRRMAKKNAIVRSLPSVETLGCTSVICSDKTGTLTTNQMSVSRMFIFEKIEGSDSSFLEFEITGSTYEPIGDVYLKGQKIKAAEFDTLHELGTICVMCNDSAIDFNEFKQAFEKVGEATETALIVLAEKMNPFNVPKTGLDRRSCAIVVRQEIETKWKKEFTLEFSRDRKSMSTYCTPLKPSRLGNGPKLFVKGAPEGVLDRCTHARVGTSKVPLNSTLKNRILDLTRQYGTGRDTLRCLALATADSPLKPEEMDLGDSTKFYTYEVNLTFVGVVGMLDPPRKEVFDSIVRCRAAGIRVIVITGDNKATAEAICRRIGVFTEDEDTTGKSFSGREFDDLPVSEQRAACAKARLFSRVEPAHKSKIVEFLQSMNEISAMTGDGVNDAPALKKAEIGIAMGSGTAVAKSAAEMVLADDNFSSIVAAVEEGRAIYNNMKQFIRYLISSNIGEVVSIFLTAALGLPEALIPVQLLWVNLVTDGLPATALGFNPPDLDIMDKPPRKADEGLISGWLFFRYMAIGGYVGAATVGAASWWFMYSPYGPQMTYWQLTHHLQCLSGGDEFKGIDCKIFTDPHPMTMALSVLVTIEMLNAMNSLSENQSLVTMPPWSNMWLVGSMALSFTLHFVILYVEVLSAVFQVTPLSVDEWVTVMKFSVPVVLLDEVLKFVARKISDANEVVIDKW encoded by the exons gCAAAAGTATATGGCAGTTAGTCCTGGAACAATTCGATGAccttttagtaaagattttgcTGTTAGCCGCTATTATTTCATTC GTTTTAGCTTTATTTGAAGAACACGAAGACGCATTCTCCGCCTTCGTAGAGccttttgttattttacttattcTAATCGCTAACGCTGTAGTAGGAGTATGGCAGGAGAGAAATGCCGAATCCGCCATCGAAGCTTTAAAAGAATACGAACCCGAAATGGGTAAAGTAGTCAGAGGAGACAAATCCGGTGTACAGAAAATCCGAGCCAAAGAAATCGTACCCGGTGATGTCGTTGAGGTGTCAGTCGGTGACAAAATCCCCGCTGACATCCGTCTCATTAAGATTTACTCGACCACTATCCGTATTGATCAGTCCATTTTGACCGGAGAGTCTGTCTCCGTCATCAAGCACACTGATGCCATTCCCGACCCCCGCGCCGTCAACCAGGACAAAAAGAACATTCTCTTCTCCGGTACCAATGTCGCCGCTGGCAAAGCCCGTGGTGTGGTCATCGGCACTGGTCTCAACACTGCCATCGGTAAAATCCGTACAGAAATGTCCGAAACTGAGGAGATTAAGACACCCTTGCAGCAAAAACTGGACGAATTCGGTGAGCAGTTGTCTAAAGTCATCTCAGTTATCTGCGTTGCTGTATGGGCCATCAACATCGGTCACTTCAACGACCCCGCTCACGGCGGAAGCTGGATCAAGGGCGCCGTCTACTACTTCAAGATTGCCGTCGCTTTGGCTGTCGCCGCTATCCCCGAAGGTCTGCCCGCTGTCATCACCACTTGTCTCGCTCTCGGTACCAGGCGTATGGCTAAGAAGAACGCTATCGTAAGGTCACTGCCCTCTGTGGAGACCCTTGGTTGCACATCTGTCATCTGCTCAGACAAGACCGGTACTCTAACCACTAACCAGATGTCCGTTTCCCGTATGTTCATCTTTGAGAAGATCGAAGGTAGCGACAGCAGCTTCCTTGAATTCGAAATCACTGGATCCACCTACGAGCCTATTGGCGACGTTTACCTTAAGGGTCAGAAGATCAAGGCTGCTGAGTTCGACACTCTTCACGAATTGGGCACTATTTGCGTTATGTGCAATGACTCCGCTATTGACTTCAACGAATTCAAACAGGCTTTCGAAAAGGTTGGTGAAGCCACTGAGACCGCCCTTATTGTCCTCGCCGAGAAAATGAACCCCTTCAACGTCCCCAAGACTGGACTGGACCGCCGCTCTTGCGCTATTGTTGTTCGCCAAGAAATCGAAACTAAATGGAAGAAAGAGTTCACTCTTGAATTCTCCCGTGACAGGAAATCTATGTCCACTTACTGCACACCTCTTAAGCCTTCTCGTCTTGGCAATGGACCCAAACTGTTCGTTAAGGGTGCACCTGAAGGTGTACTTGATCGTTGCACACACGCACGTGTTGGAACTTCTAAGGTTCCTCTGAACTCTACCCTCAAGAACCGCATTCTGGACCTCACCCGCCAGTACGGTACTGGTCGCGACACACTCCGTTGCTTGGCCCTTGCTACCGCTGACAGCCCACTGAAGCCTGAGGAAATGGATCTCGGAGACTCTACCAAATTCTACACATATGAAGTCAACCTTACATTCGTTGGTGTAGTAGGCATGTTGGACCCCCCACGTAAAGAAGTATTCGACTCCATTGTCCGCTGCCGTGCTGCTGGTATCAGAGTTATCGTCATCACTGGTGACAACAAAGCCACCGCGGAAGCTATTTGCAG GCGTATTGGAGTATTCACTGAAGATGAAGACACCACTGGCAAATCTTTCTCTGGTCGTGAATTCGATGACTTGCCCGTATCTGAGCAGCGCGCTGCCTGTGCCAAGGCTCGCTTGTTCTCCCGTGTAGAGCCCGCCCACAAGTCCAAGATCGTTGAGTTCTTGCAGAGCATGAACGAAATCTCCGCTATG ACTGGTGATGGTGTGAACGACGCCCCCGCTCTTAAGAAGGCTGAAATCGGTATTGCTATGGGATCTGGTACCGCCGTCGCTAAGTCTGCCGCTGAGATGGTGTTGGCCGACGACAACTTCTCTTCCATCGTCGCCGCTGTTGAAGAAG GTCGTGCCATTTACAACAACATGAAGCAGTTCATCCGTTACTTGATCTCCTCCAACATTGGTGAAGTAGTCTCCATCTTCTTGACTGCTGCCCTGGGTCTCCCTGAAGCTCTGATCCCCGTACAACTGTTGTGGGTCAACCTTGTCACTGACGGTCTGCCCGCTACTGCCCTTGGTTTCAACCCACCTGATCTCGACATCATGGACAAACCACCCCGTAAGGCTGATGAGGGTCTGATCTCTGGATGGCTGTTCTTCAG GTACATGGCTATTGGTGGTTACGTCGGTGCTGCTACCGTCGGCGCTGCCTCATGGTGGTTCATGTACTCTCCTTACGGCCCACAAATGACCTACTGGCAACTTACCCACCACTTACAGTGCCTCAGTGGAGGTGATGAGTTCAAG GGCATCGACTGCAAAATCTTCACTGACCCTCACCCTATGACCATGGCCTTGTCCGTATTAGTAACAATTGAAATGTTGAACGCCATGAACAGTTTGTCTGAGAACCAGTCGCTCGTGACCATGCCACCCTGGTCCAACATGTGGCTGGTGGGCTCCATGGCTCTCTCCTTCACCCTTCATTTCGTCATCTTGTACGTCGAGGTGCTGTCG GCCGTGTTCCAAGTGACGCCGCTGTCCGTCGACGAGTGGGTGACGGTGATGAAGTTCTCAGTGCCCGTGGTGCTGCTGGACGAGGTTCTGAAGTTCGTGGCGCGCAAGATCTCCGACG CGAACGAGGTGGTCATTGACAAGTGGTAA